AGGTAAATGTTGTAGGGAAAGAAATCACAGTGGCGGATAATGGTTATAAATGGATGCAAATATTACCAGAGAAAAAGCCGTATAGTATAACTGTCATGTACGACAAACAAAACAAACCAGTGCAGTACTATTTTGATGTGAATTTGAGGAATATCACGCAACTCGGTAATGCTAGAACATTAGATTTATGTTTGGACGTGTTGGTCATACCGAAGTCGGGTGAATATGAACTTGTTGATGAAGATGACTTAGAAAGAATGCTCAATGAGAAGAAAATATCTAAAGCGCAATTTCATAGAGCATACGTTACAGCTCATGAGATTATGTTTAAATTAGAAACAGACTTTAAAGGTATGGAAAAGAGAATTAGATATTGTTTTCATGAAATTATGAATGCAAAGTAATTAAATAACTGTATCATTGAATATTTCTATATAGAAAAACGAGGAAGCCCTTTAAAGATGGCGTTCCCCGTTTTTTTTATAAGAATATTAAAGCTAAAATGATAGCGATTGGTCCAACGATGAAACAATATTTACTAAAGATACCTAATTGACCACGTTCCATAATACCTTGTAACCATTTCAATGAGAAATAACTCGCTACAAGTGAAGCAACGAATGCGAATACATATGAAATCATTAATGATGTGTCTGGTGGTGTCTCGACAATATCTTTAATACCTAGTAAAGCTGTTCCTAAACTTACAGGAATATAAAGTAAGAATGAGAATTTAAAAGCTGTTTTTTGATTCATACCCACACCTAATGCACCAACGATAGTAGCACCACTTCGGCTAAGTCCTGGTATGAGTGCAACTGCTTGGAATAAACCAACAATGATTGCGTCTTTAAGTGTTAAATCACGTTCTAACTTTTGACCACGTTTATTTTTAATAAACCATAATGCGATACCTGTTACGATCAACATGATACCTACCAAGAGTACGCTTTTAGTATCGCCGATAACATCTTTAAAGATAACGCCTAAAATACCTGCAGGGATAGTAGCGATAACTAAATACATAGCAAGTTGAAAGTTCTTTTTAACAGTTTCAGTACGCTCACCTTTAATATATTTAAGCGTGTCGATTATTAATTCGATAATGTCTTTTCTAAATAAAATGAGAACAGCAACCAATGAAGCGGTATTCACAACAATTTCAAATGTTAATCCGTCTGTATGTAATCCTAAAAATTCTTGTGCCATTACAAGATGTCCGCTTGAAGAAACGGGGATAGGTTCTGTTATACCTTGGAGCAAGCCAAGAAAAATATATTTGATAATTTCTATAATAAGCATGATTGGATCCTTTCTGTTTAATTTACATGCTCAACTATAACGAATTATTTATTGAGTTTCAATTTTATAAATAAAAAAACTTATATTTCGGTCTAAAGTTGTAGTGTGGTTCATAATCGTCAAATTAAATCATGTTATAATAAAATGAAAGTAAGGAGTGTGTCATTTGAAAGTAGATGATTATAAGTTACTCGTAACATTAGAAGATGTAAAAACTTTACGAAAAGCAGCAGACATTCTCTACATATCACAACCAGCAGTGAGTCAAAGATTAAAATCTATCGAAAACTTTTTC
This portion of the Mammaliicoccus vitulinus genome encodes:
- a CDS encoding DUF402 domain-containing protein produces the protein MKVKYIDKRHWRRLLNREYKEVVLDTNHFKGLVGLVTMVQVKEPLKVNVVGKEITVADNGYKWMQILPEKKPYSITVMYDKQNKPVQYYFDVNLRNITQLGNARTLDLCLDVLVIPKSGEYELVDEDDLERMLNEKKISKAQFHRAYVTAHEIMFKLETDFKGMEKRIRYCFHEIMNAK
- a CDS encoding undecaprenyl-diphosphate phosphatase codes for the protein MLIIEIIKYIFLGLLQGITEPIPVSSSGHLVMAQEFLGLHTDGLTFEIVVNTASLVAVLILFRKDIIELIIDTLKYIKGERTETVKKNFQLAMYLVIATIPAGILGVIFKDVIGDTKSVLLVGIMLIVTGIALWFIKNKRGQKLERDLTLKDAIIVGLFQAVALIPGLSRSGATIVGALGVGMNQKTAFKFSFLLYIPVSLGTALLGIKDIVETPPDTSLMISYVFAFVASLVASYFSLKWLQGIMERGQLGIFSKYCFIVGPIAIILALIFL